A portion of the Streptomyces sp. NBC_00376 genome contains these proteins:
- a CDS encoding gamma-aminobutyraldehyde dehydrogenase, whose product MSITFRNYIDGAFADATDGRTLDVVDPSTGAVYATSPLSGAADVDAAMAAAAAAFPVWRDTTPSVRQLALLKIADAMEARADEIVAAESRDTGKPLHLTRSEELAPAIDQVRFFAGAARLLEGRSAGEYMEGMTSIIRREPVGVCAQVAPWNYPLLMAVWKFAPALAAGNAVVLKPSDTTPASTVLIAEIIGGVLEELELPRGIFNVICGDRETGRMMVEHPTPAMASITGSVRAGIQVAQSAAKDVKRVHLELGGKAPAVVFEDADLEKAVEDLIVGGFFNAGQDCTAATRVLVHESVHDEFVAALAKAAADTRTGQPDDEDVLYGPLNNAGQLAQVSGFIDRLPAHARVEAGGHRVGDRGYFYAPTVVSGLEQDDEIVQNEVFGPVMTVQSFTDEAQAVEYANGVDYALASSVWTKDHARAMRMSKNLDFGCVWINTHMALVAEMPHGGFKKSGYGKDLSAYGFEDYTRIKHVMTSL is encoded by the coding sequence ATGAGCATCACGTTCCGCAACTACATCGACGGCGCCTTCGCGGACGCCACTGACGGCCGCACGCTCGATGTCGTGGACCCCAGCACCGGCGCGGTCTACGCCACCTCCCCGCTCTCCGGCGCCGCGGACGTCGACGCGGCGATGGCGGCCGCCGCTGCCGCGTTCCCCGTCTGGCGCGACACCACCCCGTCCGTGCGCCAGCTGGCCCTGCTGAAGATCGCCGACGCGATGGAGGCGCGCGCCGACGAGATCGTCGCCGCGGAGAGCCGGGACACCGGCAAGCCGCTCCACCTCACCCGCAGCGAGGAACTGGCCCCCGCCATCGACCAGGTCCGCTTCTTCGCGGGTGCGGCGCGGCTGCTCGAAGGCCGCTCGGCCGGTGAGTACATGGAGGGGATGACCTCGATCATCCGCCGCGAGCCGGTCGGCGTCTGCGCCCAGGTAGCACCCTGGAACTACCCGCTCCTCATGGCGGTCTGGAAGTTCGCGCCCGCGCTCGCCGCGGGCAACGCCGTGGTCCTCAAGCCCTCGGACACCACCCCGGCCTCCACCGTGCTCATCGCCGAGATCATCGGGGGCGTCCTGGAGGAGCTGGAGCTGCCCCGCGGCATCTTCAACGTGATCTGCGGCGACCGTGAGACCGGCCGGATGATGGTCGAGCACCCCACCCCGGCGATGGCGTCCATCACCGGTTCGGTCCGGGCCGGCATCCAGGTCGCGCAGAGCGCCGCCAAGGACGTCAAGCGGGTCCACCTGGAGCTCGGCGGCAAGGCCCCGGCCGTCGTCTTCGAGGACGCCGACCTGGAGAAGGCGGTCGAGGACCTGATCGTCGGCGGCTTCTTCAACGCCGGCCAGGACTGCACCGCCGCGACCCGCGTCCTGGTCCACGAGTCCGTCCACGACGAGTTCGTCGCCGCCCTCGCCAAGGCCGCCGCCGACACCAGGACCGGGCAGCCGGACGACGAGGACGTGCTCTACGGCCCGCTCAACAACGCGGGCCAGCTCGCCCAGGTCAGCGGCTTCATCGACCGCCTCCCCGCCCACGCCAGGGTCGAGGCGGGCGGCCACCGGGTCGGCGACAGGGGCTACTTCTACGCCCCGACCGTCGTCTCCGGCCTCGAGCAGGACGACGAGATCGTCCAGAACGAGGTCTTCGGACCCGTCATGACCGTCCAGTCGTTCACGGACGAGGCCCAGGCCGTGGAGTACGCGAACGGCGTCGACTACGCCCTCGCCTCTTCCGTATGGACCAAGGACCACGCACGGGCGATGCGGATGTCCAAGAACCTCGACTTCGGCTGCGTCTGGATCAACACGCACATGGCGCTCGTCGCCGAGATGCCGCACGGCGGCTTCAAGAAGTCCGGCTACGGCAAGGACCTCTCCGCGTACGGCTTCGAGGACTACACACGCATCAAGCACGTCATGACCTCGCTCTGA
- a CDS encoding YybH family protein yields MSTTENTPVQEIRAAADALVAAFAEGRLDDYFGAFAPDATFVFHSTPQRLASTAEYRALWQQWVAEDDFRILACTSTGQLIQHLGSTGVFSHDVETRIATRAGEETVHERETIVFARAEDGSWPAVHEHLSARTAG; encoded by the coding sequence ATGAGCACGACCGAGAACACCCCCGTCCAGGAGATCCGGGCAGCCGCCGACGCGCTCGTCGCCGCCTTCGCCGAGGGACGCCTCGACGACTACTTCGGCGCCTTCGCGCCGGACGCCACCTTCGTCTTCCACTCCACCCCGCAGCGGCTCGCCTCCACGGCCGAGTACCGAGCGCTGTGGCAGCAGTGGGTGGCCGAGGACGACTTCCGGATCCTGGCCTGCACCTCCACCGGACAGCTGATCCAGCACCTCGGCTCCACCGGGGTCTTCAGCCACGACGTCGAGACCAGGATCGCCACCCGGGCCGGCGAGGAGACCGTCCACGAGCGGGAGACGATCGTCTTCGCCCGCGCCGAGGACGGCAGCTGGCCCGCCGTCCACGAGCACCTCTCCGCCCGCACCGCCGGCTGA
- a CDS encoding purine-cytosine permease family protein, which yields MASSITEVETNGVERIPEADRTARPLDLFRLAFGGANTFATCVLGAFPILFGLSFWQGLAATVLGLLVGALLLAPMALFGPTNGTNNAVSSSAHLGVHGRIVGSFLSLLTAVAFFSISVWSSGDALVGGAHRLAGLPESDLSYGVAYAIFAGLVLVVCVYGFRFMLLVNKIAVVAASALFVLGAFAFAGDFDPGYAGAFASTADPLFWPAFIGSALIVLSNPVSFGAFLGDWSRYIPTATPRRRVMGAAFLAQVATLLPFLFGLATASIIATEAAKYVDPAAPNYVGGLLAISPGWYFLPLCLIALIGGLSTGTTALYGTGLDVSSVFTRFSRVQSTFFIGALSIAFIFVGRFALNLAQSISTFATLIITCTAPWMIVMALGYFTRRGWYDADALQVFNRRQTGGRYWFNHGWNWRALSTWVISAVVALLFTNLPGQFVGPLGDLANGADISLPVGLVLAAVLYLVLLTVFPEPRGVYGPDGPRLVRASDTEVPPIIGGTDEPLVAEPAAAR from the coding sequence GTGGCTTCTTCGATCACCGAAGTCGAGACCAACGGGGTCGAGCGGATACCCGAAGCGGACCGCACCGCCCGCCCCCTCGACCTCTTCCGGCTCGCCTTCGGCGGCGCCAACACCTTCGCCACCTGTGTGCTCGGTGCGTTCCCGATCCTGTTCGGGCTCTCCTTCTGGCAGGGCCTGGCGGCGACCGTGCTGGGGCTGCTCGTCGGCGCCCTGCTGCTCGCCCCGATGGCGCTGTTCGGCCCGACCAACGGCACCAACAACGCCGTCTCCTCCTCCGCCCACCTGGGCGTGCACGGCAGGATCGTCGGCTCCTTCCTCTCGCTGCTCACCGCGGTCGCGTTCTTCTCGATCTCCGTGTGGTCCTCGGGCGACGCACTCGTGGGCGGAGCCCACCGGCTCGCAGGTCTCCCCGAGTCCGACCTGAGCTACGGCGTCGCCTACGCGATCTTCGCCGGACTGGTGCTCGTCGTCTGTGTCTACGGCTTCCGGTTCATGCTGCTGGTCAACAAGATCGCGGTCGTCGCGGCCTCGGCGCTCTTCGTCCTCGGCGCCTTCGCCTTCGCCGGAGACTTCGACCCGGGGTACGCGGGAGCCTTCGCCTCGACCGCCGATCCGCTCTTCTGGCCGGCCTTCATCGGCTCCGCGCTGATCGTCCTGTCCAACCCGGTCTCGTTCGGCGCCTTCCTCGGCGACTGGTCGCGCTACATCCCGACCGCCACGCCGCGCCGCCGGGTCATGGGCGCCGCGTTCCTCGCCCAGGTCGCCACCCTGCTGCCGTTCCTCTTCGGCCTGGCCACTGCCTCGATCATCGCCACCGAGGCCGCGAAGTACGTCGACCCGGCCGCTCCCAACTACGTCGGTGGCCTGCTCGCCATCTCGCCCGGCTGGTACTTCCTGCCGCTCTGCCTGATCGCCCTGATCGGTGGCCTCTCCACCGGCACGACCGCGCTGTACGGCACCGGGCTCGACGTCTCCAGCGTGTTCACGCGCTTCAGCCGGGTCCAGTCGACGTTCTTCATCGGGGCTCTGTCGATCGCCTTCATCTTCGTCGGCCGGTTCGCACTCAATCTCGCGCAGTCCATCTCCACCTTCGCCACTCTGATCATCACGTGCACGGCCCCGTGGATGATCGTGATGGCCCTCGGCTACTTCACCCGGCGCGGCTGGTACGACGCGGACGCCCTCCAGGTCTTCAACCGCCGCCAGACCGGTGGACGCTACTGGTTCAACCACGGCTGGAACTGGCGCGCCCTGTCCACCTGGGTCATCTCGGCCGTCGTGGCGCTCCTCTTCACCAACCTGCCCGGCCAGTTCGTCGGCCCGCTCGGCGACCTCGCGAACGGCGCGGACATCTCCCTGCCGGTCGGCCTCGTCCTGGCGGCCGTGCTCTACCTCGTCCTGCTCACCGTGTTCCCGGAGCCGCGCGGGGTGTACGGGCCGGACGGACCCCGACTCGTCCGGGCGTCGGACACCGAGGTCCCGCCGATCATCGGCGGTACGGACGAGCCCCTCGTCGCCGAACCCGCCGCCGCTCGCTGA
- a CDS encoding PucR family transcriptional regulator, with product MASNKLTVEDLLSYPALQLTVKAGSNGLGRSVSWAHASELADPTPWLLGAEVIMTTGLAIPRTAAGQRAYLERLDDAGVSALALSAQLHMPPLHDAFFRAADERGFPVLEVPLAVPFIAVAQEVAASVQEDARHRLGAQLQVFGSLRWLVAEDLDTPTLLRRLERLSGYDVYLCTPQGRPLLPGVPAPDPGVLPDSVDAPPTVPGGFVLPVPAPGGPAGFLVAYEREGAQPAGLAVVQHIATVAALRVAMVRNERETLRREGAETLAELLQEVLDPETARRRLARHAIEGDTVLLVVRQTTDEALLRCLQDHPHLLLTRGEDRYVLGAPQLAVEIRGLPGVAAGMSRPFQPGAALRVAQREALWAVSKAVESGRPVIRYGDDSMGRWLPDDPAVLTALVEHVLGEVLRYDEAHDSQLLVSARTWMERDRRTDAAAAALHIHPNTLTYRLRRFGALADRDMASTGALAEVWLAVQAAGALGLTD from the coding sequence GTGGCCAGCAACAAACTCACCGTTGAGGATCTTCTCTCCTACCCCGCGCTCCAGCTCACGGTGAAGGCGGGCAGCAACGGTCTGGGCCGCTCGGTCTCCTGGGCGCACGCGAGCGAACTGGCCGATCCGACACCCTGGTTGCTCGGCGCCGAGGTCATCATGACGACGGGCCTTGCGATCCCCAGGACCGCCGCCGGGCAGCGCGCGTACCTGGAGCGGCTGGACGACGCCGGGGTCTCCGCGCTGGCCCTCTCGGCGCAGCTGCACATGCCCCCGCTGCACGACGCGTTCTTCCGGGCGGCCGATGAGCGGGGCTTCCCGGTCCTCGAGGTCCCGCTCGCCGTCCCCTTCATCGCGGTGGCCCAGGAGGTCGCCGCATCGGTCCAGGAGGATGCCCGGCACCGGCTCGGCGCCCAGCTGCAGGTCTTCGGTTCGCTGCGCTGGCTGGTCGCCGAGGACCTCGACACGCCCACGCTGCTGCGCCGCCTCGAACGCCTCTCGGGATACGACGTGTACCTCTGCACGCCGCAGGGGCGCCCCCTCCTGCCGGGCGTACCGGCGCCCGATCCGGGCGTCCTGCCCGACTCGGTCGACGCCCCGCCGACCGTCCCCGGTGGATTCGTGCTGCCCGTGCCGGCGCCCGGCGGTCCGGCCGGGTTCCTTGTCGCGTACGAGCGGGAGGGTGCCCAGCCCGCCGGACTCGCCGTCGTCCAGCACATCGCCACGGTGGCGGCGCTGCGGGTCGCGATGGTGCGCAACGAGCGCGAGACGCTGCGCCGCGAGGGCGCGGAGACCCTCGCCGAACTCCTGCAGGAGGTCCTCGACCCGGAGACGGCACGGCGCAGGCTCGCCCGGCATGCGATCGAGGGCGACACCGTGCTGCTCGTGGTCCGGCAGACCACGGACGAGGCGCTGCTGCGCTGCCTCCAGGACCATCCGCATCTGCTGCTCACCCGGGGCGAGGACCGTTATGTCCTCGGGGCGCCGCAGCTGGCTGTGGAGATCCGCGGGCTACCGGGCGTGGCGGCCGGGATGAGCCGCCCGTTCCAGCCGGGCGCCGCGCTGCGGGTCGCACAGCGCGAGGCGCTCTGGGCGGTCTCGAAGGCCGTCGAGTCGGGCCGCCCGGTGATCCGTTACGGGGACGACTCCATGGGCCGCTGGCTGCCCGACGACCCCGCGGTCCTGACCGCACTGGTCGAGCACGTCCTCGGTGAGGTGCTGCGCTACGACGAGGCGCACGATTCGCAGCTGCTGGTCTCCGCCCGCACCTGGATGGAGCGCGACCGCCGCACGGATGCGGCAGCGGCCGCGCTCCACATCCATCCGAACACGCTGACGTACCGGCTGCGGCGATTCGGTGCGCTGGCCGACCGCGACATGGCGTCGACGGGGGCGCTGGCGGAGGTCTGGCTGGCTGTCCAGGCAGCGGGGGCGCTGGGGCTGACGGACTGA
- a CDS encoding MBL fold metallo-hydrolase → MPVEVTWWGHATCTIEDSGVRVLTDPLFVRRLAHLRRRRGELPGPEAAVADVVLVSHLHSDHLHLPSLARLAPGSRLIVPLGAVRSVPGLRGLGSKRGLRITEVAAGDEVRVGEVLVRAVPAMHDGRRLPMGPHRSPALGFVVEGEARTYFAGDTGLFDDMAEAVGPVDMALLPVGGWGPYLGHGHLDAGRAAQALARLAPRAAVPVHYGTYWPIGMDGVRPHEFHSPGDEFARKAALLAPEVAVHRLSHGEHVRPEGAR, encoded by the coding sequence GTGCCGGTGGAAGTCACCTGGTGGGGTCATGCCACCTGCACCATCGAGGACTCCGGGGTCCGGGTGCTGACCGATCCGCTCTTCGTGCGGCGTCTGGCGCATCTGCGCCGCCGCCGCGGTGAGCTGCCCGGTCCCGAGGCCGCGGTCGCGGACGTCGTGCTCGTCTCGCATCTGCACTCGGACCATCTGCATCTGCCGTCCCTGGCCAGGCTCGCCCCCGGCAGCAGGCTGATCGTGCCGCTGGGCGCGGTGCGCTCGGTGCCGGGGCTGCGGGGCCTGGGCTCGAAGCGCGGGCTGCGGATCACCGAGGTCGCCGCGGGGGACGAGGTCCGGGTCGGCGAGGTGCTGGTCCGGGCGGTTCCGGCGATGCACGACGGCAGGCGGCTGCCGATGGGCCCGCATCGCTCCCCCGCGCTCGGCTTCGTGGTCGAGGGCGAGGCGCGGACGTACTTCGCGGGGGACACGGGGCTCTTCGACGACATGGCCGAGGCCGTCGGGCCGGTGGACATGGCGCTGCTGCCGGTCGGCGGCTGGGGACCGTATCTGGGCCACGGTCATCTGGACGCGGGGCGGGCGGCGCAGGCGCTGGCCCGGCTGGCACCGAGGGCGGCGGTGCCGGTGCACTACGGCACGTACTGGCCGATCGGCATGGACGGGGTCAGGCCGCACGAGTTCCACTCGCCGGGTGACGAGTTCGCCCGCAAGGCGGCACTGCTGGCGCCGGAGGTGGCCGTGCACCGGCTGTCCCACGGCGAACACGTGCGGCCGGAGGGCGCCAGGTGA